One segment of Pseudobacteriovorax antillogorgiicola DNA contains the following:
- a CDS encoding DUF1570 domain-containing protein, giving the protein MVRRLFHNWGLPLLKIPVLTLAVLLSSCVTINNRDARWYQLSSENFILYTDGSLKRGETLLQMMEGYRRTIEIFINKKLRDDLPPLRMIVPESFQKYSTLAQKRMVAGYYSRHKDGPIIVFNQIHSRNIFSLSVALHEYVHFIQYQKGYYSMPPWYREGMAEYLASVEVSKGAMKFQVGGIHETRLKELSFTGWLSAKKVLLGEKTTTDSGFYPLSWLLTHYFVNKHQDSLSQYLDDRSPASKEKFNRHFGFSIDDLDAKLFSYYRSGKFSQYEVVPNLSVTKIRVSPVEPQERDYLLVKIGLENERLSQEDIEHLLKDSKHYLADLTFAEFYFKNDQSSKALAHLQKIIKKHPEDYRIQLLMGKVLLQQFLTTDQKDAALAEKATYHLHQANKLNQDNAEIFAEFAKAGLLSKKLSATSALEALQTAIVLTPYVESYYLSEARLLSVTGAKEEAKAVLRKLVENSKDQDVVDEASDLLLRL; this is encoded by the coding sequence ATGGTACGTCGTCTCTTTCATAATTGGGGTCTTCCATTGCTAAAAATACCTGTTCTTACTCTCGCAGTGCTTTTGTCCTCCTGTGTAACAATCAACAATCGAGATGCTCGATGGTATCAGCTTAGCTCAGAAAATTTCATACTCTACACCGATGGTAGTTTGAAACGCGGCGAAACTCTCCTCCAAATGATGGAAGGATACCGCCGAACCATCGAAATTTTCATCAATAAGAAGCTAAGGGACGATTTGCCGCCTCTCAGAATGATCGTGCCAGAATCCTTTCAAAAATATTCGACTCTCGCTCAGAAACGGATGGTAGCTGGCTACTATAGTCGTCATAAAGACGGTCCAATCATAGTCTTTAACCAAATCCACAGCCGGAACATATTTTCGCTGTCTGTTGCTCTTCATGAGTACGTCCATTTTATTCAGTACCAAAAAGGCTACTACTCCATGCCACCTTGGTATCGAGAAGGAATGGCAGAATACCTGGCTAGCGTTGAAGTTTCCAAAGGTGCGATGAAATTTCAGGTTGGGGGAATCCATGAAACTCGCCTGAAAGAGCTATCGTTTACGGGCTGGCTTAGTGCGAAGAAAGTTCTGCTAGGTGAAAAGACGACGACCGATTCTGGGTTTTATCCCCTGAGTTGGCTGCTAACTCATTACTTTGTAAACAAGCATCAAGACTCTCTATCTCAATATCTCGATGATAGGTCTCCTGCCTCGAAAGAAAAGTTCAACCGCCACTTTGGTTTTTCGATTGATGACTTGGATGCTAAGCTTTTCTCCTACTATCGCTCGGGAAAGTTCTCTCAATACGAGGTCGTTCCTAATCTATCTGTAACCAAGATCAGAGTTTCCCCGGTGGAACCTCAGGAGAGAGATTATTTGCTCGTAAAAATAGGTCTTGAAAACGAACGTCTGAGCCAGGAAGATATTGAGCATCTTCTCAAAGACTCCAAACACTACCTCGCAGATCTTACTTTTGCTGAGTTCTACTTTAAGAACGATCAGAGCAGCAAAGCTCTAGCACACTTACAAAAGATCATTAAAAAGCATCCCGAGGATTACAGAATCCAACTTTTGATGGGCAAAGTGCTGCTTCAGCAATTCCTGACTACCGATCAAAAAGATGCGGCACTCGCGGAAAAAGCAACCTATCACCTGCACCAGGCAAATAAGCTAAACCAAGATAATGCCGAAATATTTGCAGAATTCGCAAAGGCTGGTTTACTTAGCAAAAAGTTAAGCGCGACATCGGCTTTGGAAGCTTTGCAGACTGCGATTGTTTTGACGCCTTACGTAGAAAGCTACTATCTTTCAGAAGCTAGGTTGCTCAGTGTCACTGGTGCGAAAGAGGAGGCAAAGGCAGTTTTACGTAAGTTAGTCGAAAACTCTAAAGATCAGGATGTGGTAGACGAGGCATCGGACTTACTCTTGCGACTATAA
- a CDS encoding GNAT family N-acetyltransferase, with product MSSTLQQDINSKKEDSHFLVREAQIEDYDQLCNLYHQSDLYHYQSDKDYYCVPPNPARSRQYIKKILRNLNSTILVIEVEGKIAGMSEITFIDHRIVHFTKQRRTAHVGVIVVDKDQRGTGLANLLADKMIEWSRNGGASEITCEVFEFNKISLAMNEKIGLKTRFRTLYLPLFDPPQPFPFPNPPPSLAQRIRLKVAWWVSDMLDRVRGIK from the coding sequence TTGAGTTCCACACTACAGCAAGACATCAATAGCAAAAAAGAAGATTCTCATTTTCTCGTTAGAGAAGCGCAAATCGAAGACTACGACCAACTATGTAACTTATATCACCAATCAGATCTGTATCATTATCAATCTGACAAAGACTATTACTGTGTTCCACCCAATCCAGCCCGTTCTAGGCAGTATATTAAAAAGATTCTAAGGAACCTCAATTCCACGATCCTTGTTATAGAAGTTGAAGGCAAGATAGCTGGCATGAGTGAGATCACCTTCATCGATCACCGAATCGTGCATTTCACCAAACAAAGAAGAACGGCACACGTCGGGGTGATAGTGGTTGATAAAGATCAGAGAGGAACTGGCTTAGCAAACCTACTTGCGGACAAAATGATTGAATGGAGTCGCAATGGTGGGGCTTCGGAGATTACCTGTGAGGTCTTCGAGTTCAACAAGATATCCTTAGCCATGAATGAAAAAATAGGTTTAAAAACCAGATTTAGGACCTTATATCTACCACTCTTCGATCCACCCCAACCATTTCCGTTTCCTAACCCACCACCATCCCTAGCACAACGCATAAGACTCAAAGTAGCCTGGTGGGTGTCGGACATGCTCGACCGAGTAAGAGGAATCAAATAA
- a CDS encoding sterol desaturase family protein yields the protein MIIAKMRPYTNMPPTRELAWDWVALLAAAIFTTIDQWYLTAPLFDRLSHIESLKIYQDSALLLPKPVVFILYLVILDFFNYWFHRSAHSRFLWETHAWHHSSKSIYFISGLRSSFFHVVWFNIPNTLAFIILPIDKFATVFLGFQILQICNLHYTHSNIRLPYQKILEKVIVTPRVHLVHHLSDPKYTNSNYCFFFTFWDRLFGTYTDPDTVEDGVPFGLDYEESNVNLLLGLPRVDRWFKKPTS from the coding sequence TTGATTATTGCGAAGATGCGTCCCTATACAAATATGCCACCAACTAGAGAGTTAGCCTGGGATTGGGTTGCTCTATTGGCAGCTGCAATTTTTACTACCATAGATCAATGGTATCTAACGGCGCCTCTTTTTGATCGACTATCTCATATTGAAAGCTTGAAAATCTATCAAGATTCAGCTTTGCTTCTTCCGAAGCCAGTGGTCTTTATACTATATTTAGTGATTTTAGACTTCTTTAACTATTGGTTCCACCGTTCTGCTCATAGTCGATTCCTTTGGGAAACCCATGCTTGGCATCACTCTTCGAAGTCTATCTACTTCATATCGGGCTTACGAAGCTCATTCTTTCATGTAGTATGGTTTAATATCCCCAATACTCTGGCATTTATTATTTTACCTATCGATAAATTTGCAACGGTATTTTTGGGTTTCCAGATACTTCAAATCTGCAACTTGCACTACACACATTCCAATATTAGGCTACCTTACCAGAAGATTCTGGAGAAAGTGATCGTGACCCCCCGTGTCCACTTGGTCCATCATCTTTCCGACCCCAAGTATACTAACTCAAACTACTGCTTTTTCTTTACTTTTTGGGACCGTTTGTTTGGCACTTATACCGATCCTGATACTGTTGAGGATGGTGTCCCTTTTGGTCTCGATTATGAAGAAAGCAACGTCAACCTCCTTCTTGGCTTGCCTCGTGTCGACCGTTGGTTTAAAAAACCAACGTCGTAG
- a CDS encoding Hint domain-containing protein translates to MVVSLKDQSGVGVLGLVLILAGGVGLYAGVSSLKAKNSLKASDLQNASQEGKDINFNSLTLAKALASGENPAIYPEPYLPIVRSNMEVNPSAKSKNKLWRGGKNRVNVYSKSYNGDPKGSKSTTNIKFGRLITGNSDLPYLITGVATKARTRVSQGLADKKTSIISAAGIAIPPPPAPGCKIEVDGRETSQPFSCKKKDAEQKVAVNEKTGTPIVDEAGNPIVITVPPVYGGCAGAGKPWTFETDVGQTVTLKFIADGVVVDARTGKMPGMESEGAMDFPTGMLEKTSTELPYPEANSIYAKNVELQQLTYTAQNSNWVEMKVQGPDGNVGTCFAGIHVNKGPEENTEADSWHGSSLVEMADRTFKPMKDLMAGDLVWNPKLKKPSQIIYVFKSLPNQALVELKMSNGVSVQVTAQHPFITDVGINQAVDIRPGDRLPSIDGKWLTVLSTGVFKSESGQPVFDLFLNPDIPLIDRMINVDGLQVPSYRGQSSLSLALSRGQRVSGMGFENPSIGFTSSNLRR, encoded by the coding sequence ATGGTAGTAAGCCTCAAAGACCAGTCTGGTGTAGGTGTACTAGGGCTAGTACTCATTTTAGCTGGGGGTGTAGGACTCTATGCAGGGGTATCCTCACTTAAGGCCAAGAATAGTCTAAAAGCATCAGATTTGCAGAATGCTAGTCAGGAAGGCAAAGACATCAATTTCAACTCTCTTACCCTGGCTAAAGCCCTTGCCTCGGGAGAAAATCCTGCCATATACCCAGAGCCATACCTTCCGATTGTCAGATCCAACATGGAAGTCAACCCAAGCGCTAAATCGAAAAATAAGCTCTGGAGGGGCGGTAAGAATCGAGTCAACGTATACTCAAAGTCATATAACGGTGATCCCAAGGGCTCTAAATCCACAACCAATATAAAGTTTGGTAGACTGATCACTGGCAACAGCGATCTCCCCTATTTGATAACAGGTGTAGCGACCAAGGCTAGAACCAGAGTTAGCCAAGGCCTAGCCGACAAGAAAACCTCGATTATATCGGCAGCCGGCATTGCCATTCCTCCTCCTCCAGCTCCTGGCTGTAAAATTGAAGTAGATGGCAGAGAGACGTCACAACCTTTTAGTTGTAAAAAGAAAGATGCAGAGCAAAAAGTAGCAGTTAATGAAAAGACTGGAACTCCTATTGTCGATGAGGCAGGGAACCCCATTGTCATAACAGTTCCACCGGTTTACGGAGGATGTGCTGGGGCGGGTAAACCGTGGACATTTGAGACTGATGTTGGTCAAACTGTTACCTTAAAATTTATAGCAGATGGGGTTGTTGTAGACGCTAGAACGGGAAAGATGCCTGGTATGGAGTCCGAAGGAGCGATGGACTTCCCTACTGGTATGCTGGAAAAAACAAGTACTGAGCTTCCCTATCCCGAAGCCAATAGCATCTATGCGAAGAACGTTGAGTTACAGCAGCTTACATATACCGCCCAAAATAGCAATTGGGTTGAAATGAAAGTGCAAGGCCCTGATGGTAATGTGGGAACTTGCTTTGCGGGGATACACGTTAACAAAGGGCCTGAAGAAAATACTGAAGCCGACTCTTGGCATGGCTCCAGCCTAGTAGAGATGGCTGATCGAACGTTCAAACCTATGAAAGACCTGATGGCTGGAGACCTCGTTTGGAACCCAAAGCTAAAAAAGCCTAGCCAGATCATCTATGTTTTTAAATCCCTTCCGAATCAGGCTTTAGTGGAACTGAAAATGAGCAATGGAGTGTCTGTCCAAGTCACCGCACAACACCCCTTCATCACCGATGTAGGGATCAATCAAGCGGTTGACATAAGGCCAGGGGATAGGCTTCCATCAATCGATGGTAAGTGGCTCACGGTGTTATCAACAGGGGTCTTCAAATCGGAATCAGGTCAGCCTGTTTTTGATCTATTTCTAAATCCTGATATTCCGTTAATAGATCGAATGATTAATGTAGATGGCTTACAAGTACCTTCCTATAGGGGGCAAAGCTCTCTTTCTTTGGCCTTAAGTAGAGGCCAAAGAGTCAGCGGGATGGGGTTTGAAAATCCTAGTATTGGATTTACCTCTTCTAACTTGAGGCGATAG
- a CDS encoding C45 family autoproteolytic acyltransferase/hydolase: MNLLQKYVFVALLMSVLSESLTAQNNSDDLSLPDDQFGAPLYNLAIRNINSFSELWYFSSLDGIEPLSVREGASIASGVRLEYTESGVTRCVVPWGGDTLQLGYVENSELATSSEVYENARMISARQCIETFSTYQNPVTQVCIDSDLELVLGPDGVEGHCQYSEPAPLDCGNVAHGESEIRTRFALGTVPFGNTCQSQEQTSTCNNGVMSPWSGSYIHTTCVVEPSPEPSDCGNVSHGEVTRRVRFLEDQVEFGGSCLSEEQTSTCDNGVMSPWSGRFSHESCVVLAEPTLADCGDLKHGESQSRIRFLSATVEQGESCTLQTQTSTCNDGQMSDWSGSYTFEECNIIPNDDTELDISLAEDENSEPLYNLAFKDMLYPNSTKWYFASLNGSDPLSVRDAKNLGAEISLEYREDGSTLCTAVFGNDYLQLAYARNDEVINFDQSYSSASAFTAEQCLATFSTTSSTVHQKCLVNGQNLVLDNDGVTGHCIVPIETEKNCGDLAHGEETSRIRYLSATVLPGESCASEEQFATCNNGSLDFDGTFSFSSCDVSQDVNSAVTIDYTGTYYAVTIDYTKGKSRLDIGREYGEKIAAIYPDYEKNMDSLLDDVFTRRPWSPILEKVQNLRANLKEDYRDELEGLALAFNGVENNLGDGKLSRDELFLLNFFTDMTESGCSAVAAFGDASETGGTLIGRQVDWPEGGNRPLSKVPAVVTMKQGDKSFMGITFLGFMGVITAISDDNVFASSIYSETGLTYESVGRSSYGFDVRHSLENLGTADEVSAYLVDPIRNYIFDINIFVADPFHAMTVESNLGGVGTNIRRGIRYHDSVLHGGEVWNLPNTFGVVDSFLLEGNHNNHSNSSSNKNRLDYMNQELNSRIQDGVITMDDIQGISTFYTGTAPSRTDKGDIYNDTTIQIILFDTMNSKLKVFFRSSNTVDPDPEFIEIPFSF, encoded by the coding sequence ATGAACTTATTGCAAAAGTATGTTTTTGTAGCCCTATTGATGTCAGTACTTTCCGAAAGTCTTACTGCTCAAAATAATTCAGATGACTTATCCCTCCCGGATGATCAATTCGGAGCGCCTCTTTACAACTTGGCAATTCGCAATATCAACTCTTTTTCAGAACTTTGGTATTTTAGTTCCCTAGACGGAATCGAACCGTTGAGTGTTCGTGAAGGGGCAAGCATAGCTTCTGGTGTGAGGCTTGAATACACTGAATCTGGTGTTACAAGGTGTGTGGTTCCATGGGGGGGAGATACCCTACAGCTCGGCTATGTTGAAAACTCCGAGCTAGCTACTTCTAGCGAGGTCTATGAAAACGCTCGGATGATCTCGGCACGTCAGTGTATTGAAACATTTTCTACCTATCAAAACCCAGTGACCCAGGTTTGTATCGACTCAGACCTAGAACTAGTACTGGGGCCGGATGGAGTAGAAGGACATTGTCAATACTCTGAGCCCGCACCGTTGGATTGTGGAAACGTGGCTCATGGTGAGTCTGAAATACGGACAAGGTTCGCACTGGGTACAGTTCCCTTTGGAAATACTTGTCAGTCCCAAGAGCAAACTTCAACTTGCAACAACGGAGTTATGTCTCCCTGGAGCGGCTCATACATCCATACCACTTGTGTGGTCGAACCTAGCCCTGAACCTTCGGATTGTGGAAACGTGAGCCATGGTGAAGTAACAAGGCGCGTTCGGTTTCTAGAAGATCAAGTTGAATTTGGAGGTTCATGTCTTTCTGAGGAGCAAACCTCAACTTGCGACAATGGAGTCATGTCTCCTTGGTCTGGAAGATTTAGCCATGAAAGCTGTGTTGTCTTAGCCGAGCCAACGCTTGCCGACTGTGGGGATCTAAAGCACGGCGAGAGCCAGTCTAGAATACGGTTTTTGTCGGCTACTGTGGAGCAAGGTGAGTCTTGCACTTTGCAAACTCAAACATCAACTTGCAACGATGGTCAGATGTCTGATTGGAGTGGTAGCTACACTTTTGAAGAGTGCAACATTATTCCAAATGATGATACTGAACTCGATATATCTTTAGCAGAAGATGAGAACTCTGAACCATTGTATAACCTCGCCTTTAAGGACATGTTATACCCCAATAGCACGAAATGGTATTTTGCATCTCTCAATGGTAGCGACCCGCTCTCTGTGCGGGATGCAAAAAACTTGGGAGCCGAGATAAGCCTAGAGTACAGGGAAGATGGATCGACTCTATGTACTGCTGTGTTCGGAAACGACTATCTTCAACTAGCTTATGCTCGCAATGACGAAGTCATTAATTTCGATCAGTCTTACTCATCAGCATCTGCATTTACAGCTGAACAATGCCTTGCAACGTTTTCTACAACTAGTAGCACGGTACATCAGAAGTGTTTAGTAAATGGCCAAAACTTGGTGTTAGATAACGATGGTGTAACTGGCCACTGCATCGTGCCGATTGAAACAGAAAAAAATTGCGGTGATCTTGCTCATGGTGAAGAAACATCTCGCATACGCTATTTGAGTGCTACAGTATTACCAGGTGAAAGCTGTGCATCAGAAGAGCAGTTTGCAACTTGCAATAACGGAAGCTTGGATTTCGATGGGACATTTTCATTTTCATCTTGTGATGTAAGTCAAGACGTTAACTCAGCTGTGACAATTGACTACACAGGCACTTACTACGCTGTAACGATCGATTATACGAAAGGCAAGAGCCGGCTCGATATAGGGAGAGAATACGGTGAGAAGATCGCTGCAATCTATCCTGACTATGAGAAAAATATGGACTCCCTTCTTGACGATGTGTTTACTCGCCGTCCCTGGAGCCCTATTTTGGAAAAGGTTCAGAACCTTCGTGCTAATCTAAAGGAAGACTATCGCGACGAGTTAGAGGGGCTAGCCCTAGCCTTCAATGGCGTAGAAAATAACTTGGGTGACGGTAAGCTTTCGCGAGATGAATTGTTCCTGCTGAACTTTTTCACAGATATGACAGAGTCTGGTTGTTCTGCTGTGGCGGCTTTCGGAGACGCAAGTGAAACTGGTGGTACGTTAATAGGTCGCCAGGTGGATTGGCCGGAAGGCGGTAATCGCCCACTCTCGAAAGTACCAGCTGTGGTAACCATGAAACAGGGTGATAAGTCCTTCATGGGGATTACATTTCTAGGCTTTATGGGAGTGATCACAGCGATCTCGGATGACAATGTCTTTGCAAGTTCTATTTATTCTGAGACGGGTCTTACCTATGAATCCGTGGGTCGTAGTTCTTACGGCTTCGACGTCCGACATAGTCTGGAAAACCTCGGTACCGCGGATGAAGTGTCTGCATACTTGGTCGACCCGATTAGAAATTATATATTCGACATCAATATATTTGTAGCAGATCCATTTCATGCCATGACAGTCGAAAGCAATTTAGGCGGTGTGGGAACGAATATCCGCCGAGGCATTCGCTACCACGACTCTGTGCTGCACGGTGGAGAAGTATGGAACTTACCTAATACCTTTGGAGTTGTAGACTCCTTTCTGCTAGAAGGTAATCATAACAATCATTCGAACTCATCTTCGAATAAAAACAGACTCGACTATATGAATCAAGAGCTTAACTCTCGAATCCAAGACGGTGTCATTACAATGGATGACATTCAAGGTATTTCAACGTTCTATACTGGTACTGCACCTTCCCGTACGGATAAAGGCGATATTTATAACGATACAACGATTCAGATCATCTTGTTCGATACAATGAATAGCAAACTTAAAGTGTTTTTTAGATCGTCGAATACTGTAGATCCAGATCCTGAATTTATAGAAATTCCATTTTCCTTCTAA
- a CDS encoding type II secretion system protein produces MKQAGFSIIELMIAVGVVAMITIGIARMISNQSQAELRSDLKRNYRDMSQRITKRVNHYFRRQIAIDIVSSSQLRLQLPDGDVTIETICSPTSLDYHDSSSILDRCLECEVGNRHIVRIGYQDAVHYFPSKESRVDHPAATMMCFEPGADASEVAVTMETILVDPVKKSGHKRVSSETILVGDLNNVNFFR; encoded by the coding sequence ATGAAACAGGCTGGATTCTCGATCATTGAGCTTATGATTGCAGTTGGAGTGGTGGCAATGATTACGATTGGTATTGCTCGAATGATAAGCAATCAGAGTCAAGCGGAGCTACGTAGCGATCTAAAGCGTAATTATCGCGACATGTCTCAGCGCATAACGAAGCGTGTAAATCATTACTTCCGAAGACAGATAGCCATCGATATTGTGTCTTCATCACAATTGAGACTTCAGCTACCTGATGGTGATGTGACAATTGAAACGATCTGCTCCCCTACATCTCTTGATTATCACGACTCAAGCAGTATCCTCGACCGCTGTCTAGAATGTGAGGTCGGTAACAGGCATATTGTGCGTATTGGTTATCAAGATGCAGTCCACTACTTCCCCTCGAAAGAATCACGAGTCGACCATCCGGCGGCTACCATGATGTGTTTCGAACCAGGAGCGGACGCAAGCGAAGTTGCGGTGACAATGGAGACTATTTTGGTAGATCCAGTTAAAAAGTCTGGGCATAAACGAGTGTCTTCGGAAACAATATTGGTAGGTGACCTGAATAATGTTAACTTTTTTCGCTGA
- a CDS encoding ATP-grasp domain-containing protein, with product MTRRGRYFLIQDPYHPYAYEFIKRINKKDPDLRPLAFYSNPRLKFYFRKSYNLKKSFSNAVEYDVPPGAIDQFLQYGQDKYEIVGILPWNEQVLDLSVYILKELNLPWNEPKTISLFRDKYRFKDMLYRSNKALLPSPSRCLQSYNDYLKVKDEVADRFVIKPNNGYSNQCIGFFDKSTPDKVIESYFQSSSKYSDFTLEDFLEGEEFAINGQVDEKGDVHILSIFQYQRVLANGRSNVYAETWNLPDKDPRFALLVEYAKQVMTTSKLVRCPFHMEIIDDVQLGPTLVEVGCRTGGGMLITATNDVHDNRLDAFDIAAHFYLFDTPYGKIDFNWDYGNEVSFLDLDGISPASGYIYRLRNKQATEKRAEFVRWTSEPQIGQRVYKTVDLETLPWAMHLKSKEGKEHLKRVAESIRREFIINEPQNAVLKWMTITRVYIKKLFEKVLWWGHRSFQKRSPF from the coding sequence ATGACCCGCCGAGGCCGCTATTTCTTGATTCAAGACCCATACCATCCCTATGCGTATGAGTTTATCAAACGTATTAATAAAAAAGATCCGGATCTTCGGCCGTTAGCGTTCTATTCAAATCCGAGACTAAAATTCTACTTTCGCAAATCATACAACCTTAAGAAGTCATTTTCGAACGCAGTCGAATACGATGTGCCTCCAGGTGCTATCGATCAGTTTTTGCAGTATGGGCAGGATAAATACGAAATTGTCGGTATATTACCTTGGAATGAGCAAGTTCTCGATCTCTCCGTATATATCCTCAAGGAACTCAATCTTCCTTGGAATGAACCCAAGACAATCTCTTTGTTTAGAGATAAGTATCGGTTCAAAGATATGCTCTATAGGAGTAACAAGGCGCTGCTCCCCAGCCCCTCAAGGTGCCTACAATCATATAATGACTATTTAAAAGTCAAAGATGAGGTGGCCGACAGGTTCGTCATAAAGCCCAATAATGGATATAGCAATCAATGTATCGGTTTTTTTGATAAGAGCACACCAGATAAGGTAATAGAGAGCTATTTTCAGAGTTCATCAAAGTATTCCGACTTCACCTTGGAAGATTTCTTGGAGGGAGAAGAATTTGCAATCAACGGCCAAGTGGACGAAAAAGGTGACGTTCACATACTGAGCATTTTCCAATACCAAAGAGTTCTGGCCAATGGTCGGAGTAATGTTTATGCCGAAACATGGAATCTACCTGATAAGGACCCAAGGTTTGCGTTGCTCGTAGAGTACGCGAAGCAGGTTATGACAACAAGTAAGCTTGTTAGGTGCCCGTTTCATATGGAAATTATTGATGATGTCCAACTGGGGCCAACCCTGGTGGAAGTTGGGTGCAGAACCGGTGGAGGAATGCTGATAACCGCTACTAATGATGTACATGATAATCGATTAGATGCTTTCGATATAGCAGCTCATTTTTACTTATTTGATACTCCTTACGGAAAAATTGATTTTAATTGGGACTATGGAAATGAAGTTAGTTTCTTGGATCTTGATGGTATTTCCCCGGCATCAGGCTATATCTATCGCTTACGCAATAAGCAAGCTACCGAAAAAAGGGCCGAGTTTGTCCGCTGGACGAGCGAACCGCAAATTGGTCAGAGGGTTTACAAAACAGTAGATCTAGAAACGCTCCCTTGGGCCATGCACTTAAAATCTAAAGAAGGTAAGGAGCATCTTAAACGAGTCGCCGAGTCGATTCGAAGGGAATTTATTATAAATGAACCCCAAAACGCAGTATTGAAGTGGATGACCATCACCAGGGTTTATATAAAAAAACTTTTCGAGAAAGTTCTCTGGTGGGGGCATAGGAGCTTTCAAAAAAGATCGCCGTTTTAG
- a CDS encoding prepilin-type N-terminal cleavage/methylation domain-containing protein produces MLTFFAEQKGCNKGITLVEVLVASVLLGVVALVGYNARDMIQNALFKTTSRDAHSQYISAIKNRTGKKLRQIFLAANSEPAKISGLLNDDIQIGDGIRVRWSRPAMKGGDINIDFGSNASKLASESIRRCRRSRSSPESWQGQRLENRLNAKRLLFCGELVIPQASAQDSQSLRQADYGFLLLDVNYKRALDGENIPLKGFGSEGTLAVATWTLFWNYERGKKTFHQYRKGTFYIVPVDTGP; encoded by the coding sequence ATGTTAACTTTTTTCGCTGAACAGAAAGGCTGCAATAAGGGTATAACTTTAGTAGAAGTTCTTGTCGCTAGTGTTCTGCTCGGCGTTGTAGCGTTAGTAGGGTATAATGCTCGGGATATGATTCAAAATGCCTTATTTAAGACCACAAGCCGAGATGCTCACTCCCAATATATTTCGGCGATCAAGAACCGAACTGGCAAAAAACTTAGGCAGATTTTTCTAGCGGCCAACTCTGAGCCGGCCAAGATATCGGGACTTTTGAATGATGATATCCAAATTGGAGATGGTATAAGAGTGCGCTGGAGTCGACCAGCCATGAAGGGTGGAGATATAAATATCGATTTCGGGTCCAATGCTTCCAAACTTGCCAGTGAATCAATTCGCCGTTGCCGGCGTTCCCGCTCCAGTCCTGAGTCCTGGCAGGGACAGCGTCTTGAAAATCGATTGAATGCCAAACGATTGCTTTTCTGTGGAGAGCTAGTAATTCCACAAGCAAGTGCTCAGGACTCTCAAAGTTTACGTCAAGCCGACTATGGATTTCTCCTTCTGGATGTAAACTATAAGCGGGCACTTGATGGAGAGAACATTCCTCTAAAAGGTTTCGGCTCTGAAGGCACCCTAGCCGTCGCCACCTGGACGCTTTTCTGGAACTATGAACGAGGGAAAAAGACATTTCATCAGTATAGGAAAGGCACTTTTTATATTGTACCAGTGGACACGGGGCCATAG